A stretch of Telopea speciosissima isolate NSW1024214 ecotype Mountain lineage chromosome 11, Tspe_v1, whole genome shotgun sequence DNA encodes these proteins:
- the LOC122645084 gene encoding disease resistance protein RGA2-like has product MILKPSHKIVDRDTGEVIEERFIDRDKGGLPSSASGSFRHQIHLFVPPLAAAPPPPPPPPPPSPPPVSISNSYFNVGDAIKGTNGEAMERSNEDIIVSLRVAVLLDKLSSDALRDFGSVWCVQSELRVLSDLFGKIQELLKFAEQAQAKNILVKRCLRNLREAAYRAEDILDEFIYEACKEKDERYGGGGEVRFLHFPSSLTANGLLRKQEIGPLINDELIKKLEEIEKKLEDHYLRESSGNQKSHGGGVIDEILDTRPKSGSLVDEPLTLGRKEDAEAIKNKLLSSNPNENQKQVSVIAIVGLGGVGKTTLTQLVYNDPDVEKHFERRAWVCVSTDFNAVRLTSAILESLTGENPNLSNLEPLQHKLRDELRGKRFLIILDDVWTEKESDWKSLRVAFWAAGEGSKIIVTTRSRRVSSMMHPMYTHDLQNLSDEECWSIMERHISLNYGSIASSLEEVGRKIARKCKGLPLAASTLAGLLSSSSSDLNLWEQVLNSSMWDLEESKDLPAALSLSYYFLPTYLKQCFAYCSVFPKDYIFKKKRLIQLWSAEGFIRTNTSRMKVKAGGQYFDDLVHRSFFQHYNIEDKKRFVMHDLVHDLAEAVSGEVYGRFECEMKSSLSSKFVTRYSSTCCVSSINRDKNPDNKRLSTLIHLGRGNCFHRCYHIESFGGLRYLRVLDWYNSNIQMLPDDIGGLKFLHYINLSKSENIQRLPESLCDLFNLQSLILRGCTGIRELPRGMKYLRNLQHLDLDGCYNILSMPQGIGRLSSLKTLSRFPVSKDDDGCGIRELKELRQLEGALSIRSLQNVIDHLDAREADLVSKPKIDKLDFVWDCGTSGDKDVEVLESLQPHTELRSLVIFNYSGLTFPRWLMIDFQSYNKLVSLTLVLCGECQVLPRIGELPLLESMFLRDMKKLEEWSSSSSSYRGGESSDEFPSLQKLFISDCPELRILPQPLLSSPRLCELRFSKCPMLRMSPHAGGLSRLTSLKNLQIGKQMEGLMQFLEETETENLPPNLNRLHIHDCKLLPKGLRNLSSLEHLEVGQDCKVHYSPKELPANVIVIRG; this is encoded by the exons atgatactcaagccatcacataagattgttgaccgtgacaCGGGGGAAGTCATCGAGGAAAGATTCATTGACAGAGACAAGGGAG GCTTACCCTCCTCTGCCAGCGGCAGTTTTAGACATCAAATACATCTCTTCGTGCCACCGCTagcagcagcaccaccaccaccaccaccaccaccaccaccgtcaccgCCACCGGTTAGCATCTCCAACTCTTATTTCAATGTTGGAGATGCAATAAAGGGTacaaat GGAGAAGCTATGGAAAGAAGTAACGAAGATATAATTGTATCCCTTCGTGTAGCAGTCTTGCTTGACAAATTATCCTCAGATGCATTAAGAGATTTCGGATCGGTCTGGTGCGTGCAAAGTGAGCTACGTGTACTCTCAGATCTTTTTGGGAAGATTCAAGAATTGCTCAAGTTTGCAGAGCAAGCTCAAGCAAAGAATATCTTGGTGAAACGCTGCCTTAGGAATCTCAGAGAAGCTGCTTACCGAGCTGAGGACATATTGGATGAGTTCATCTATGAAGCTTGTAAggaaaaagatgaaagatatgGAGGTGGAGGAGAGGTACGTTTCTTGCACTTCCCCTCTAGCTTAACTGCAAATGGGCTTTTACGTAAGCAAGAAATCGGGCCTCTTATAAATGATGAACTCATAAAGAAACTAGAGGAGATTGAGAAGAAACTTGAAGATCACTATCTCAGAGAGTCATCAGGAAATCAGAAATCACATGGTGGTGGTGTAATTGATGAAATATTAGATACTAGGCCGAAGAGTGGTTCTCTAGTTGATGAACCTCTTACTTTGGGGAGGAAGGAAGATGCAGAAGCaataaaaaataagttgttGTCATCAAATCCAAATGAAAACCAAAAACAGGTTTCTGTTATTGCCATTGTTGGATTGGGGGGTGTAGGCAAGACAACTCTAACACAGCTTGTCTATAATGATCCTGATGTAGAGAAACATTTTGAAAGAAGAGCTTGGGTTTGTGTCTCTACTGATTTTAATGCTGTAAGATTGACCTCTGCAATTCTAGAGTCCTTGACTGGGGAAAATCCTAACTTGAGCAATCTAGAACCACTTCAACATAAGTTGAGAGATGAATTAAGAGGGAAGCGATTTTTAATCATCTTAGATGATGTTTGGACTGAAAAGGAAAGCGACTGGAAATCTCTGAGAGTTGCATTCTGGGCTGCAGGGGAAGGAAGTAAAATAATAGTAACAACTCGAAGTAGAAGAGTTTCATCAATGATGCACCCCATGTATACCCATGATCTACAAAATTTATCTGATGAAGAGTGTTGGTCGATTATGGAAAGGCACATATCTTTAAATTATGGCTCTATTGCTTCCAGCCTGGAAGAAGTGGGTAGGAAGATTGCGAGGAAGTGCAAAGGATTGCCCTTGGCAGCAAGTACGCTTGCTGGACTATTAAGCTCTTCTAGTTCAGATTTAAACCTTTGGGAACAAGTCTTGAATAGTTCTATGTGGGACTTAGAAGAGAGCAAAGATTTACCAGCTGCACTAAGTCTAAGCTATTATTTTCTTCCCACATATTTGAAGCAGTGTTTTGCTTATTGCTCTGTATTTCCTAAAGATTATATATTCAAGAAGAAACGTCTCATCCAACTATGGAGCGCAGAAGGTTTTATTAGAACCAACACTTCAAGAATGAAAGTCAAAGCAGGTGGCCAATATTTTGATGATTTGGTGCATAGGTCTTTCTTTCAGCACTACAATATTGAAGATAAGAAGAGATTTGTAATGCATGACCTTGTACATGATTTAGCAGAAGCAGTTTCAGGAGAGGTGTATGGTAGATTTGAGTGCGAGATGAAATCGAGCCTCAGCTCCAAATTCGTGACCCGTTATTCGTCCACGTGTTGTGTAAGTTCCATAAACAGGGACAAAAATCCTGATAACAAGAGGTTATCCACACTGATACACCTAGGTCGTGGTAATTGTTTCCACAGATGTTACCATATTGAATCTTTTGGAGGACTAAGGTACTTACGTGTCTTAGATTGGTATAATTCTAACATTCAGATGCTTCCGGATGATATTGGCGGTTTGAAATTCCTACACTATATTAACCtctccaaatctgaaaacaTACAACGATTACCGGAGTCTTTATGCGATCTTTTCAATCTACAGTCACTGATACTCCGTGGTTGTACCGGAATACGTGAGTTACCTAGAGGCATGAAGTATCTACGCAATCTCCAGCATCTAGACCTTGATGGGTGCTATAACATACTTTCCATGCCACAAGGAATTGGGAGATTAAGTAGTCTCAAGACATTGTCAAGGTTTCCTGTCTCGaaagatgatgatggttgtgGGATAAGAGAGCTGAAGGAGTTGAGGCAGCTTGAGGGTGCACTTTCAATCAGGTCACTACAGAATGTGATTGATCATCTGGATGCTCGGGAAGCTGATTTGGTAAGTAAGCCGAAAATTGATAAGTTAGATTTTGTTTGGGATTGTGGTACTAGTGGTGATAAAGATGTTGAGGTTCTTGAAAGTTTACAACCTCACACTGAGCTGAGGAGTTTAGTTATCTTCAATTACAGTGGGTTAACATTTCCCAGATGGTTGATGATCGATTTCCAAAGCTACAACAAGCTAGTCTCTCTGACACTCGTGCTCTGCGGCGAATGCCAAGTCCTCCCTCGGATTGGGGAGCTACCCCTATTGGAATCTATGTTCTTAAGAGACATGAAGAAGTTGGAAGAGTGGTCATCTAGCAGTAGCAGCTATAGAGGGGGGGAAAGTAGTGATGAATTCCCTAGCCTCCAAAAGCTATTCATTTCAGACTGTCCAGAACTGAGGATACTACCACAGCCGCTTCTGTCAAGTCCgagactatgtgaattgcgtttCTCTAAATGTCCAATGCTCAGGATGTCGCCTCATGCAGGAGGATTAAGCAGACTCACCTCACtcaaaaatcttcaaattggGAAACAGATGGAAGGGTTGATGCAGTTTCTGGaggagacagagacagagaatcTACCTCCAAATCTTAATCGCCTTCATATCCATGATTGTAAATTGCTACCCAAGGGGTTGAGAAACCTGTCTTCACTGGAACATCTGGAAGTTGGTCAAGATTGTAAAGTCCACTATAGCCCTAAGGAGCTCCCCGCAAATGTCATCGTTATTAGAGGTTGA